A DNA window from Rhizobium sp. NXC14 contains the following coding sequences:
- a CDS encoding murein hydrolase activator EnvC, whose translation MILPALAAGFGVAVILVSTSPFSVLAQDAAPEAAQSSHPPPAEAPPPDPAAELAARRDQTRAELETLSKSISLSSDKVSELQQSIANLEKSTQSIRQALIDSAARRKRLEKQILESEKKLADLGVKEDGIRRSLHERRGLLAEVLAALQRMGRNPPPALLVTPDDALASVRSAILLGAVVPGIRKETDKLAADLASLAALQTASAAEKSQLTATMTDSIEEERRMDLLLAENDKLSRSNAADLEAEKKRSEELAGKATSLEGLVASMESEIASVREAAAAARQAEENRKLLTDEQRAQAKALAESGVPDKNRIAPAYPFADLRAKLELPVAGDILRQFGDADGTGHEAMGMTVATNPETVVTAPADGLVVFAGAFRSYGQMIILDAGDGYHLVLSGMDTINTRQGKFVFSGEPLAMMGAKRVASATALALETDRPTLYIEFRKDGKPVDSRPWWTAKDTGKARNDS comes from the coding sequence ATGATTTTGCCGGCACTTGCGGCCGGTTTCGGTGTTGCGGTCATCCTCGTCTCGACAAGCCCGTTTTCAGTTCTGGCCCAGGATGCCGCCCCGGAAGCGGCGCAATCTTCACACCCGCCGCCCGCCGAGGCACCGCCGCCCGATCCGGCCGCTGAACTTGCCGCCAGACGCGATCAGACCCGCGCCGAACTCGAAACCCTGTCGAAATCAATCAGCCTCTCCTCCGATAAGGTGAGCGAACTCCAGCAGAGTATCGCCAATCTGGAAAAGAGCACGCAGAGCATTCGCCAGGCGCTGATCGATTCCGCCGCCCGCCGCAAGCGGCTGGAAAAACAGATCCTTGAGAGCGAGAAGAAGCTTGCCGACCTCGGCGTCAAGGAGGATGGCATCCGCCGTTCCTTGCACGAACGCCGCGGCCTGCTGGCCGAGGTGCTGGCGGCACTCCAGCGCATGGGCCGCAATCCGCCGCCGGCTTTGCTCGTCACCCCGGACGACGCGCTCGCATCCGTGCGCAGCGCCATCCTGCTCGGCGCCGTCGTTCCCGGCATCCGCAAGGAAACCGACAAGCTCGCCGCCGATCTCGCAAGCCTGGCCGCGCTACAGACGGCAAGCGCCGCCGAGAAGAGCCAGCTGACGGCGACGATGACCGACAGCATCGAGGAAGAGCGGCGCATGGATCTGCTGCTTGCCGAAAACGACAAGCTCAGCCGCAGCAACGCCGCTGATCTGGAGGCCGAGAAGAAGCGGTCCGAGGAACTCGCGGGCAAGGCGACCAGCCTCGAAGGCCTCGTCGCCTCGATGGAATCCGAGATCGCCTCGGTACGCGAAGCGGCCGCCGCGGCCCGTCAGGCCGAGGAGAACCGCAAGCTCTTGACGGACGAGCAGCGGGCTCAGGCCAAGGCGCTGGCCGAGAGCGGCGTGCCCGATAAAAACCGCATTGCGCCCGCATATCCCTTCGCAGATTTGAGGGCGAAATTGGAACTGCCCGTGGCAGGCGATATCCTGCGCCAGTTCGGCGATGCCGATGGCACGGGGCATGAAGCCATGGGAATGACGGTCGCCACCAACCCGGAGACAGTGGTGACGGCCCCGGCAGACGGGCTGGTGGTTTTTGCCGGCGCTTTCCGCAGTTACGGTCAGATGATCATTCTCGACGCGGGCGACGGATACCACCTGGTTCTCTCGGGAATGGATACCATCAATACCCGTCAGGGAAAATTCGTTTTCTCTGGTGAACCGCTCGCCATGATGGGAGCGAAAAGAGTGGCGAGCGCAACTGCATTGGCGCTGGAAACGGACCGGCCAACGCTTTACATTGAATTTCGAAAAGACGGTAAACCGGTCGATTCCCGACCGTGGTGGACCGCCAAGGACACTGGAAAGGCACGCAATGATTCGTAG